The Candidatus Paceibacterota bacterium genome includes the window AACGCCCCACTAACTGTGGGGCGTTTCCATTTTCAATGAGATGTTCCTCTTACACAACCGAAATTATCGTATACTGCTGCTTTCCGGTCGGCGTCTTAAAGGTAAAAGATTCTTTTTTCTTCTTACCCATCATTGCTTCACCGAGTGGTGAGAGATAGGAGATCTTACGCTCCTGCATATTCGCCTCTTCCGAGCCAACGATCGTGTATTCGTGCGTATCCTTCTCCCCTTCCTTTTGGATGACAACGATAGAGCCGAGGCTGACTACGTCGCTTTTTTTGTGCGAGACAATCTGCGGATTCTTGAGAATGCGCTCAAGTTGACTGATACGTTCTTCAGTCGCAGCCTGCATTTCGCGCGCCTCCTGGTACTCAGCGTTCTCTGAGAGGTCCCCGAGCGAACGAGCGTACTCAAGACTCTCAGCGATTTCCTTTCGCTTGGTCGTCTTTAGATGCTCAAGCTCCTTCGTGAGCTCTTCGAACTTCTCTTGTGTTAAAAAGCTATCTCCTTCTGGCATATATTAGAAATTATTATACGGCCTTCCTCCGAAAAATCAATTGACACTCTCCAAATACTCTGGTGCCTCGCGATGAAGCCACTCGATGAAGCTACGCATCACCGCTGACGCTCCCACAAGATTGCTGACCGGCCCGCGCTCCATGATGATCGCAAACGCGTAGCGAGGTTTTTCGTATGGAAAGAACCCCGCGACCCACGAATTCACAAACTCTTTTCGTACCCCCAACTGCGCGGTGCCGGTCTTGGCCGCGATAGATACATAAGGTGTATTAAGAGCTCGCGCAGAGCCCTCCTCGGCGCCGAGATGCATTCCTTCACGGACTACCTGTAAATACTCCTCGTCTATTGGAATGGTTTCAAACTTAACAGGCGCCCCTTTCTCAAGAGATGGGGTGAGAAGCTTCCCGTTGTTAGCAATCGCTGCGACCGCACGCGCAACCTGAATCGGTGTTACCTGAAACCCATATTGCCCGATTGCGGTGTTGTAGGTGTCTCCAATACGCCACTCATCACCGTTAAAGGTTTCCGCCTTCCACTCTGGGTTCGGAATCACTCCTCCCGCCTCCCCAAAGAACACTCCGGTTGATTTCCCAAAGCCAAAGAGGTGTGCGTAGGTGTTTATTGCATCGATTCCGATACC containing:
- the greA gene encoding transcription elongation factor GreA; its protein translation is MPEGDSFLTQEKFEELTKELEHLKTTKRKEIAESLEYARSLGDLSENAEYQEAREMQAATEERISQLERILKNPQIVSHKKSDVVSLGSIVVIQKEGEKDTHEYTIVGSEEANMQERKISYLSPLGEAMMGKKKKESFTFKTPTGKQQYTIISVV